A single region of the Metarhizium brunneum chromosome 6, complete sequence genome encodes:
- the TAF3 gene encoding Transcription initiation factor TFIID subunit 3 has translation MTTQSAFFHALLRPAILQILRSTGYHSAKPSVVDSLTDIAGRYLAVLCEKTASHAIHNQGDAGDYTIVDARLALQEVGALLPEKTATEQSWLGEEDTTGVDEFIDWFSGQRMTELMEMGIGDGEIDATDYLNALKKKHAKTAEDSKFTGTVIGRSLDTIAEIQVEGGPVTSVNEWIMQRSSSHTNLANTNRGETSRDRGSPTPSSGLSSVGSRLDDDMDLS, from the exons ATGACGACGCAATCAGCATTCTTTCACGCGCTCCTCCGGCCTGCTATCCTCCAGATCCTCCGCTCGACGGGCTACCACTCTGCGAAACCATCCGTAGTAGATTCCCTCACGGACATCGCAGGTCGATACCTAGCCGTGCTGTGTGAAAAGACCGCCTCGCACGCCATCCACAACCAAGGCGATGCGGGTGACTACACCATCGTTGATGCGCGGTTGGCTCTCCAAGAAGTCGGCGCGCTACTACCGGAGAAGACCGCCACGGAGCAATCATGGCTCGGGGAGGAAGACACGACGGGTGTAGATGAGTTCATCGACTGGTTTTCAGGTCAACGGATGACGGAACTTATGGAGATGGGAATCGGAGATGGTGAAATCGACGCGACGGATTATTTGAACG ccctcaagaagaagcacgCCAAAACAGCGGAAGATAGCAAATTCACGGGAACCGTTATTGGCAGGTCCCTCGATACGATTGCCGAGATCCAAGTCGAGGGCGGACCGGTGACGAGCGTAAATGAATGGATCATGCAGCGAAGCTCATCTCACACCAACCTGGCAAATACGAACCGCGGCGAGACGAGTCGCGATCGAGGCTCGCCTACCCCCAGTTCGGGATTGAGTTCAGTAGGGAGCAGACTTGACGATGACATGGACCTTTCCTAG
- the RCL1 gene encoding RNA 3'-terminal phosphate cyclase-like protein — MSNSPEFLRFTGHRSFTKRLTLSTLTGRPVHISKIRSTSPTNPGLAPHEISFLRLLEAITNGSSMQISYTGTTITYHPGLITGVIAGQGATDGDVLVHKIPDTCTRGITYFLLPLCLLAPFSKAHMNVRFSGAGVITSATETGDVSVDTFRTAILPLFALFGIPPVRIELRVLQRSCAGPGGKGGGGCVELRFASQVRLPKTLHLNRSPGRIKRIRGVAYSTGVSASNNGRMIHSAREVLNPLVADIHVAAQYDQAPLVPTGDKAGSKRRLGIGFGLSLVAESSAAGILYSADVVVPPSGGMVPEDIGKKCAYQLLEAIAEGGCATQISASAMLILMAMGSEDVGRLRIGKKVLATEDMVSLARDLRTFGASSWGLRDVEDDESGDIIVSVKGTGVGNVGRKIA, encoded by the coding sequence ATGTCGAATTCTCCAGAGTTCCTGCGGTTCACCGGCCACCGATCATTCACCAAGCGTCTCACACTCTCCACCCTAACCGGCCGACCAGTACACATATCCAAGATCCGAAGCACATCCCCCACCAACCCGGGCCTGGCACCACACGAGATATCTTTTCTCCGACTTCTCGAAGCCATTACCAATGGCAGTTCTATGCAAATCTCCTACACCGGTACAACCATAACCTATCACCCGGGCCTCATCACAGGCGTAATTGCCGGCCAAGGCGCCACCGACGGGGATGTCCTCGTGCACAAGATTCCCGACACCTGCACTCGCGGCATCACATACTTCCTCCTCCCACTATGCCTCCTGGCTCCCTTCTCAAAAGCCCACATGAATGTACGCTTCTCCGGTGCTGGCGTCATCACATCCGCCACGGAAACAGGCGACGTTTCCGTCGACACCTTCCGAACAGCCATCCTCCCTCTTTTTGCGCTCTTTGGCATCCCGCCCGTCCGGATCGAACTGCGAGTCCTGCAAAGATCATGCGCGGGACCCGGTGGCAAGGGGGGAGGCGGGTGCGTTGAGCTCCGGTTTGCGAGTCAAGTTAGGCTACCAAAGACGCTACACCTGAACCGCAGCCCGGGGCGAATAAAGAGAATACGTGGGGTGGCATACAGCACAGGAGTATCCGCCTCCAATAACGGGCGAATGATTCACTCTGCCCGTGAGGTTCTCAACCCTCTGGTGGCGGACATACACGTCGCGGCGCAATATGATCAGGCGCCGCTGGTGCCTACCGGCGACAAGGCCGGTAGCAAACGTCGACTAGGAATTGGGTTTGGCCTGAGTCTTGTTGCCGAATCGAGTGCGGCCGGTATTCTCTACTCGGCTGACGTGGTGGTTCCTCCGTCGGGCGGCATGGTTCCAGAGGATATTGGCAAGAAGTGTGCGTATCAGCTACTGGAGGCGATTGCGGAAGGCGGTTGCGCCACCCAAATATCAGCGAGCGCCATGCTGATACTCATGGCGATGGGCTCAGAAGATGTTGGTCGGTTAAGAATAGGAAAGAAAGTTCTGGCGACGGAGGATATGGTTTCCCTGGCGCGGGACTTGAGGACATTTGGTGCCAGCAGTTGGGGCCTGAGAGACGTGGAGGATGACGAATCCGGAGATATTATTGTTTCAGTCAAGGGAACAGGTGTTGGTAATGTGGGCAGAAAGATAGCCTAG
- the DPP5 gene encoding Dipeptidyl-peptidase 5, whose translation MTVHAARFTPEVLLSAPRRSAGVPNSTGELVLYTVSAYSFETHSKSSQIRVLNIKEGTSHLVSEDSGASDPVWIGENEVMYLKGGDNGCTMIMAQRVLDNSEPQMVHYLAGNVSSPKTKVLSNGKVAICFAGLTTPKGELYWPPAEHKTHDSAKIYTSLYVRHWDTWNTPNENSLWYGRLAKIDGKWALESPGLTNLLAGTDLKSPVPPFGASGDFDISAHGICFVARDPKINPARYTKTDLYYVPIKSFVEKPPAPLIVKTGNLVGYSIAPTFNKNGSKIAFARMRNIQYEADKTRLLLIPDVNDLSNVEEFYETSDGEGGWDLRPDWIIWSHDEKDLYVGAEKQGQIVLWKLPSSPADANELPTPFHLDGCVSDAKLLGDGPSLLISSKSRVESSLYAVLDPASESVTEISSSSKNGKSFGLNSSMRADFWYRGSLGYYVHALVTKPSNFDPSKKYPLAFLIHGGPQGAWLDEWSTRWNPAIFAEQGYVVVSPNPTGSTGYGQKHIDAITCNWGGNPYEDLVLCFEHLEKNVDYIDTSRSVALGASYGGYMINWIQGQPLGRKFKALVCHDGVFSTQNQWSTEELFFPEHDFGGTLWENRETYARWDPSLHCQNWKTPMMVLHNELDYRLPISEGLAMFNVLQARKVPSKLVVFPDENHWIIKPENSLVWHREVLGFINKYSGIAGQEEAA comes from the exons ATGACGGTCCACGCGGCTCGCTTCACCCCAGAGGTGCTTCTTTCTGCCCCTCGTCGTTCGGCTGGTGTCCCGAACTCGACGGGTGAACTGGTGCTCTACACC GTTTCTGCGTACTCGTTCGAGACTCATTCCAAGTCTTCTCAGATCCGGGTCCTCAACATCAAAGAAGGCACCTCCCACCTTGTGTCTGAGGATTCGGGCGCCAGCGACCCCGTTTGGATTGGCGAGAATGAGGTCATGTATCTCAAGGGCGGCGACAATGGCTGCACCATGATTATGGCCCAGCGGGTGCTGGACAACTCAGA ACCTCAGATGGTCCACTACTTGGCTGGAAATGTCTCAAGCCCCAAGACCAAGGTCTTGTCAAACGGCAAGGTCGCCATTTGCTTCGCCGGACTGACCACTCCCAAGGGGGAGCTGTACTGGCCTCCCGCCGAACACAAGACCCACGACTCGGCCAAGATTTACACCTCTCTCTATGTCCGACATTGGGATACCTGGAACACCCCGAATGAGAATTCATTATGGTACGGCCGACTGGCCAAGATTGACGGAAAATGGGCTCTGGAAAGCCCGGGCCTGACTAACCTCTTGGCCGGTACCGACCTCAAGTCTCCCGTTCCTCCATTCGGAGCCTCTGGCGATTTTGACATCTCCGCCCATGGCATCTGCTTCGTGGCCAGGGATCCAAAGATCAATCCCGCAAGATACACCAAGACTGACCTCTACTACGTGCCCATCAAGTCGTTTGTTGAGAAGCCACCCGCTCCGCTGATTGTCAAGACCGGCAACTTGGTGGGTTACAGTATCGCTCCAACCTTTAACAAGAATGGCAGCAAAATTGCTTTTGCTAGAATGAGGAATATTCAGTACGAGGCCGACAAGACCAGGCTGCTGCTCATTCCCGACGTCAACGATCTTAGCAACGTTGAAGAGTTTTATGAGACGAGCGATGGCGAAGGCGGTTGGGACCTGAGGCCAGACTGGATCATCTGGAGCCACGACGAAAAGGATTTGTACGTCGGCGCTGAGAAGCAAGGCCAAATTGTACTCTGGAAGCTTCCCTCTTCTCCTGCCGATGCTAATGAGCTGCCTACACCTTTCCATCTGGACGGCTGCGTTAGTGATGCCAAGTTGCTGGGGGATGGTCCCAGCTTGCTCATCAGCTCTAAGTCCCGTGTTGAGAGCTCGCTGTACGCTGTTTTGGACCCCGCATCAGAGTCAGTGACTGAGATCTCGTCGAGttccaagaatggcaaaTCATTTGGTCTCAACAGTTCTATGCGAGCTGATTTCTGGTACCGCGGCTCGCTCGGGTACTACGTGCACGCTCTCGTTACAAAACCTTCCAACTTTGACCCTTCAAAGAAGTATCCTCTGGCCTTCTTGATCCACGGCGGCCCGCAGGGTGCTTGGTTGGATGAATGGAGTACACGATGGAACCCAGCCATCTTCGCCGAGCAGGGCTACGTTGTCGTTTCCCCTAACCCGACTGGCAGCACTGGTTACGGCCAGAAACACATTGACGCCATCACGTGTAACTGGGGAGGTAACCCTTATGAGGATTTGGTGCTCTGCTTTGAGCACTTGGAAAAGAATGTGGATTACATTGACACCTCACGATCAGTCGCGCTGGGAGCTTCGTACGGAGGTTACATGATCA ACTGGATCCAGGGCCAACCCCTAGGACGCAAGTTCAAGGCCCTCGTCTGCCATGACGGTGTATTTTCTACTCAAAATCAATGGTCAACTGAGGAACTGTTTTTCCCCGAGCATGACTTTGGCGGCACACTGTGGGAGAACCGAGAGACCTATGCCAGATGGGATCCATCTCTGCATTGCCAGAATTGGAAAACTCCAATGATG GTTCTGCACAATGAGTTGGATTATAGACTGCCTATTTCTGAGGGGTTGGCCATGTTCAACGTTCTGCAAGCCCGAAAGGTCCCGAGTAAGCTTGTTGTATTCCCGGATGAGAACCAT TGGATAATCAAGCCAGAGAACTCTCTTGTGTGGCACCGAGAAGTATTGGGCTTTATCAATAAGTATAGTGGAATTGCTGGCCAGGAAGAGGCCGCGTAG
- the dsc4 gene encoding DSC E3 ubiquitin ligase complex subunit 4 encodes MNHDDTSSSPAPAAEIPSSRQIEDYDTIPIPTATDAESEPGAADADADADADADADGDVDGNDGGPQSRSRRRRRRKAKKDRNPGLAKKLSFVTHLLKTLDLLAFAELSGLYYMECSMFRFLLRAIGQYMYLTPKDEAFPFLMPASRVHVLLVVIPNFICIFLHLFTSLPRGPDFHRGYQHGGLVIDFVGQRPPTYRIYYLLADFAILAIQCLMLTVHTQREQLRVMLRTFRPILPEIAEELEAAVRSIQDLDAEERGVSLHAQNSAAAAASVDDGGGVEMRERNGFHQAGEAGEQTGEAETLLRESTSEGSSRAQLADIMNSGNAVVGEYYIVQSVLSAAGDLERSAAHSLRSISYGATLATLQARRRAVIAQSAAIRPNR; translated from the exons ATGAACCATGATGATACGTCAAGCTCGCCCGCCCCAGCTGCCGAAATCCCGTCATCGCGACAGATAGAAGACTACGATACGATACCGATTCCCACGGCAACCGATGCCGAGTCAGAGCCTGGGGCCGCGGATGCGGATGCAGATGCGGATGCAGAcgcagatgcagatggcgATGTAGATGGTAACGACGGCGGGCCGCAGTCTCGCTCGCGGCGTCGGCGCAGGAGGAAGGCCAAAAAGGACCGTAATCCCGGGCTTGCCAAGAAGCTGTCCTTTGTGACACATCTACTCAAGACGCTGGATTTACTCGCTTTTGCCGAACTAAGCGGCCTGTATTATATGGA GTGCTCCATGTTTCGATTTCTCCTTCGCGCAATCGGCCAATACATGTACCTTACTCCGAAAGACGAGGCCTTTCCCTTCCTCATGCCTGCCAGCAGGGTTCACGTTCTTCTCGTCGTTATCCCAAACTTCATATGCATCTTCCTGCACCTCTTTACATCGCTGCCACGGGGACCTGATTTCCACCGCGGCTACCAACACGGCGGGCTTGTCATTGATTTCGTCGGGCAACGGCCCCCAACGTATAGAATATACTACTTGCTGGCCGACTTTGCTATTCTTGCCATTCAGTGCCTCATGTTGACGGTGCATACGCAACGAGAGCAGCTCCGCGTCATGTTGAGGACGTTTCGGCCGATATTGCCTGAAATCGCCGAGGAgttggaggcggcggtgcgCTCAATACAAGATTTGGATGCCGAGGAGCGAGGGGTATCGCTGCATGCCCAAAATagcgctgctgctgctgctagTGTAGACGATGGCGGAGGCGTCGAGATGCGCGAGCGCAACGGGTTTCACCAAGCGGGAGAGGCGGGTGAGCAGACTGGTGAGGCGGAGACATTGCTGCGAGAGAGCACGAGCGAGGGCTCATCCAGGGCGCAACTTGCGGATATAATGAACTCTGGGAATGCGGTGGTCGGCGAGTATTACATTGTACAATCAGTCTTGTCTGCTGCTGGCGATCTTGAGCGTTCAGCGGCACATTCGCTCCGTTCAATAAGTTACGGGGCGACATTGGCCACCCTACAGGCGAGGAGAAGGGCGGTCATTGCCCAGTCTGCTGCAATACGACCAAATAGATAG